A single window of Caldimicrobium thiodismutans DNA harbors:
- a CDS encoding chemotaxis protein CheX: MANTIAEAIKEAVTEVITTYTGNSPELTATEARKEDFALAEISSIIGLTGEKLQGAFVVSMERELLFQLMQALLGEAPKDLNQEALDMAGELSNMICGGFRRRFEKFGTTLKASVPSMITGKDYKVHSLCKTPRVTFKFKVGDHPLYIEFCLDKIG, from the coding sequence ATGGCTAACACGATTGCTGAAGCTATTAAAGAGGCAGTTACAGAAGTAATTACAACCTATACTGGTAATAGTCCAGAGCTTACTGCTACTGAAGCCCGCAAAGAAGACTTTGCCTTAGCAGAAATCTCTTCTATTATTGGTCTTACCGGGGAAAAACTTCAGGGTGCCTTTGTGGTGTCCATGGAAAGGGAGCTTCTCTTTCAGCTCATGCAAGCTTTATTAGGGGAGGCACCTAAGGATTTAAATCAGGAGGCCCTGGATATGGCAGGAGAACTTTCCAATATGATTTGTGGAGGATTTAGAAGAAGGTTTGAAAAGTTTGGGACCACCCTTAAGGCTTCCGTCCCAAGTATGATTACTGGGAAGGACTATAAAGTCCATTCTCTCTGTAAAACTCCCAGAGTAACCTTTAAATTTAAAGTGGGGGACCATCCCCTTTATATTGAGTTTTGTCTTGATAAAATAGGTTAA
- a CDS encoding PaaI family thioesterase produces MEIRTHRKIDQSLSGTPVEITEGRAVVKLKTDERMVADEKGLIHGGFIFSLADFSAMLAVNEPTVVLAKAEVKFLKPALLGDELKAEAVVKEIEGKKRKVYVEVKRAEEVIFTGEMLCVVPEKHVLD; encoded by the coding sequence ATGGAAATAAGAACTCATAGAAAGATTGATCAAAGTCTTAGTGGGACACCTGTTGAAATTACAGAGGGTAGGGCTGTAGTAAAATTAAAGACCGATGAGAGAATGGTTGCAGATGAAAAAGGGCTTATCCATGGAGGTTTTATCTTTAGTTTGGCAGATTTTTCTGCTATGCTTGCAGTAAATGAACCAACTGTAGTCCTTGCAAAAGCAGAGGTAAAATTTTTAAAGCCCGCTTTGCTGGGGGATGAGCTTAAAGCTGAAGCTGTGGTGAAAGAGATAGAGGGGAAAAAGAGAAAGGTTTATGTGGAGGTTAAAAGGGCAGAAGAGGTAATATTTACAGGGGAGATGCTTTGTGTGGTCCCTGAAAAGCATGTCCTTGATTAG
- a CDS encoding NfeD family protein, translated as MYFTSLAQAEKVFLVKVDGAITPVTANFVLYALKYAEDQKGKALIVELDTPGGLVDSTRDIVKNFLQSEIPVIVYVSPQGARAASAGVFILLASHLAAMAPSTHVGAAHPVELSGKADPKMLEKVANDLSAWAKNLAETRGRNPDFAELAVKKSKSITEKEALSMGVIEIIAQNVEDLLQKAEGRKVKVKEREIILKLKSAPLEVIQEDFKTRFLKVLANPNLVYFLLMLGLLGLYFELSHPGAIFPGVFGAICLILAFLGLSIIPMNYAGLALILLSGLLFFLETQITSHGLLTLGAIISLLLGSLILFGHNPPSLRVNQPFLITVVLTSAALFGGITYLAIKTLRKEPVSGKEGLLGKTGRAITEITPSGGKVFVEGEIWQAYSDVNISKDTKIEVIEKRGFTLYVKPLP; from the coding sequence TTGTATTTTACCTCTTTAGCTCAGGCGGAAAAGGTCTTTTTGGTTAAAGTTGATGGTGCAATCACCCCTGTGACTGCTAATTTTGTCCTTTATGCCCTTAAATATGCTGAAGACCAAAAGGGAAAGGCCCTTATTGTAGAACTTGACACCCCTGGTGGATTGGTTGATTCAACCCGAGATATTGTTAAAAATTTTTTGCAGAGTGAAATTCCGGTTATTGTTTATGTAAGTCCTCAAGGGGCAAGAGCAGCATCTGCTGGGGTCTTTATTCTCCTTGCCAGTCATCTTGCAGCCATGGCTCCTTCCACTCATGTAGGAGCGGCTCATCCGGTTGAACTCTCAGGGAAGGCGGATCCAAAGATGCTTGAAAAAGTAGCCAATGATCTTTCAGCCTGGGCCAAAAATCTTGCCGAAACAAGGGGTAGAAATCCAGATTTTGCTGAGCTGGCTGTCAAAAAAAGCAAAAGCATTACAGAAAAAGAGGCCCTTTCAATGGGAGTGATTGAAATCATCGCCCAAAATGTTGAAGATCTTCTTCAAAAGGCTGAAGGAAGAAAGGTAAAAGTGAAAGAGAGAGAGATTATTCTCAAACTGAAATCTGCCCCTCTTGAGGTCATCCAAGAGGACTTTAAAACACGCTTTTTAAAGGTTCTTGCCAATCCAAATCTTGTTTATTTTCTTCTCATGCTTGGTCTCCTTGGTTTATATTTTGAGCTTTCTCATCCCGGAGCTATTTTTCCCGGAGTTTTTGGAGCTATCTGTTTAATTCTTGCCTTCTTAGGATTAAGCATAATTCCTATGAATTATGCAGGCCTTGCCTTAATACTCCTTTCAGGACTCCTTTTCTTCCTTGAAACCCAGATTACCTCTCATGGACTCCTTACGCTTGGAGCTATAATCTCACTTCTTCTTGGCTCTCTTATTCTCTTTGGTCATAATCCCCCTTCCCTGCGAGTTAATCAACCTTTCCTTATAACAGTTGTTCTAACATCAGCAGCACTTTTTGGCGGAATTACTTATCTTGCTATTAAGACCTTGAGAAAAGAACCTGTTTCAGGAAAGGAAGGCCTCTTGGGTAAAACCGGCAGAGCTATTACAGAGATTACTCCTTCCGGAGGCAAGGTCTTTGTAGAAGGAGAAATATGGCAGGCTTACTCAGATGTAAATATTTCTAAGGACACCAAAATTGAAGTCATTGAAAAAAGGGGCTTTACCCTTTATGTTAAACCCTTGCCTTAG
- a CDS encoding uracil-DNA glycosylase has product MTKESLRPFEIIKDYFKYLASLGYSEIPALPEFLTLLGKKKALPEDNWSELIERIYQCQDCSLFRIRKNPVIERNWEGKKLMLIGDFPDREDDYYGKPFSGAIQETLQKMLLSIGLRKEDFYVTLAVKCKPIAGRSPDEESLLACKKYLLKEIKLLKPKLVLALGFLPPKVFLEGHESLSSLRGRPFHYQETMILFTYHPAYMLKNPSVKRLIWEDLKTFKKLYDDLF; this is encoded by the coding sequence ATGACAAAAGAGAGCCTCAGACCTTTTGAAATAATCAAAGATTACTTTAAATATCTTGCAAGCCTTGGTTATTCAGAAATCCCAGCTTTACCTGAATTTTTAACTCTTTTGGGTAAAAAAAAGGCTTTGCCCGAAGATAATTGGTCTGAGCTAATTGAGAGGATTTATCAATGTCAGGATTGTTCTCTTTTTCGGATACGAAAAAACCCCGTTATCGAAAGAAATTGGGAAGGGAAGAAACTTATGCTTATTGGAGATTTTCCTGACCGAGAAGATGATTATTATGGAAAACCCTTTTCTGGAGCCATTCAGGAAACTCTTCAAAAAATGCTTTTGAGTATTGGCTTAAGAAAAGAAGATTTTTATGTGACCTTAGCAGTTAAATGTAAACCCATAGCAGGAAGGTCTCCAGATGAAGAATCCCTCCTTGCCTGCAAAAAATATCTCCTCAAGGAGATAAAATTATTAAAACCCAAACTTGTTTTGGCTCTTGGCTTCTTACCCCCCAAGGTCTTTCTTGAGGGTCATGAAAGCCTATCTTCTCTCAGGGGAAGGCCCTTTCATTATCAGGAAACTATGATATTATTTACCTATCATCCTGCTTATATGCTTAAAAATCCCTCTGTAAAAAGACTCATCTGGGAGGATTTGAAGACCTTTAAAAAATTATATGATGACCTTTTTTAA